From Nakamurella flava, the proteins below share one genomic window:
- a CDS encoding FMN-binding glutamate synthase family protein has protein sequence MTDNSFDPAAAGLRESATFDRRTIAAIQHAARTGIYDIRGGGAKRPLPHFDDLLFLGASMSRYPLEGYRERCDTDVVLGDLHAKYPLRLATPVTIAGMSFGALSGRAKEAIGRGASAVGTSTTTGDGGMTDEERGHSKHLVYQYLPSRYGMNPDHLRAADAIEIVLGQGAKPGGGGMLLGQKITERVAGMRTLPAGVDQRSACRHPDWTGPDDLAIKIGELREITDWEKPIYVKIGASRPYYDVKLAVKAGADVVVVDGMQGGTAATQDVFIEHVGIPTLAAIGDAVRALQEMGMHRKVQLIVSGGVRNGADVAKCLALGADAVAIGTAALIALGDNDPALDAKYRELGSAAGYYDDWQAGKDPAGITTQDPELQLNLDPEVAGRRLANYLRVMTMEAQIIARACGKAHLHHLEPEDLVALTIEAAAMTRRPLAGTSWIPGQV, from the coding sequence ATGACCGACAACTCCTTCGACCCGGCCGCCGCCGGGCTCCGTGAGTCGGCGACCTTCGACCGTCGCACCATCGCCGCGATCCAGCACGCCGCCCGTACCGGCATCTACGACATCCGCGGTGGGGGCGCCAAGCGCCCGCTGCCGCACTTCGACGACCTGCTGTTCCTGGGGGCCAGCATGTCCCGGTACCCGCTGGAGGGTTACCGCGAGCGGTGCGACACCGACGTGGTGCTGGGCGATCTCCACGCCAAGTACCCGCTGCGGCTGGCCACCCCGGTGACCATCGCGGGGATGAGCTTCGGCGCGCTGTCCGGTCGGGCCAAGGAGGCCATCGGTCGCGGCGCCAGCGCCGTCGGCACCTCCACCACCACCGGTGACGGCGGGATGACCGACGAGGAACGCGGCCACTCCAAGCACCTGGTCTACCAGTACCTGCCGTCCCGCTACGGGATGAACCCCGACCACCTGCGGGCCGCCGACGCCATCGAGATCGTCCTCGGCCAGGGGGCCAAGCCCGGCGGCGGGGGGATGCTGCTCGGCCAGAAGATCACCGAACGGGTCGCCGGCATGCGGACGCTGCCCGCCGGTGTCGACCAGCGTTCGGCCTGCCGGCACCCGGACTGGACCGGCCCCGACGACCTGGCCATCAAGATCGGTGAGCTGCGCGAGATCACCGACTGGGAAAAGCCGATCTACGTCAAGATCGGCGCGAGCCGCCCCTATTACGACGTGAAGCTGGCTGTGAAGGCCGGGGCGGACGTCGTCGTCGTCGACGGCATGCAGGGCGGCACGGCCGCCACCCAGGACGTCTTCATCGAGCACGTCGGCATCCCCACCCTGGCTGCCATCGGCGACGCGGTGCGGGCCCTGCAGGAGATGGGCATGCACCGCAAGGTCCAGCTCATCGTCTCCGGCGGCGTGCGCAACGGGGCCGACGTGGCCAAGTGCCTGGCCCTGGGAGCGGACGCGGTCGCCATCGGCACCGCCGCGCTCATCGCCCTGGGCGACAACGATCCGGCGCTGGACGCCAAGTACCGCGAGCTGGGCTCGGCCGCCGGGTACTACGACGACTGGCAGGCCGGGAAGGACCCGGCCGGCATCACCACGCAGGATCCCGAGCTGCAGCTCAATCTCGACCCCGAGGTCGCCGGCCGCCGGCTCGCGAACTACCTGCGGGTCATGACCATGGAGGCGCAGATCATCGCGCGGGCCTGCGGCAAGGCCCACCTGCACCACCTGGAGCCCGAGGACCTGGTCGCGCTGACCATCGAGGCGGCGGCGATGACCCGCCGTCCGCTCGCGGGCACCAGCTGGATCCCCGGACAGGTGTGA